Proteins encoded in a region of the Oscillospiraceae bacterium MB24-C1 genome:
- a CDS encoding tripartite tricarboxylate transporter TctB family protein: MTNKKKNIIVSVMFMAFGAFLFVESLGIKHMMKNDVGSGFFPKVISVAIIVVSAIRLIMALRENTGEKKASNDDKIGGLLTILLIGAYVLAFNTIGFLISTAAYLFLQMLVLTPEEKRNLPLLAGLAISAPILIYVLFVYVINTPLPKGVFGF; the protein is encoded by the coding sequence GTGACCAATAAGAAAAAGAATATTATTGTTTCCGTCATGTTTATGGCTTTTGGGGCTTTTCTTTTTGTTGAGTCTCTAGGGATTAAACATATGATGAAAAACGACGTAGGTTCTGGTTTCTTTCCAAAGGTAATTTCAGTGGCGATAATTGTTGTGTCTGCCATACGTCTTATAATGGCCCTAAGGGAAAACACAGGGGAAAAGAAAGCTTCAAACGACGATAAAATAGGTGGACTTTTAACAATTTTGTTGATTGGTGCATATGTGCTAGCATTTAACACCATAGGGTTTCTAATTTCTACCGCAGCTTATCTGTTTTTGCAGATGTTGGTGCTTACCCCCGAAGAAAAGCGGAATCTCCCACTGCTTGCAGGTTTAGCTATATCGGCACCGATTCTCATCTATGTTTTGTTCGTATATGTTATCAATACGCCGTTGCCAAAAGGCGTATTTGGTTTTTAA
- a CDS encoding LysR family transcriptional regulator, translating to MDVISLYYFSELAKDLHMTRTANRLFITQQTLSNHIQRLEKYYGVDLLYRKPVLSLTCAGEFVLAFADVVNKENTNLKDILSDIKNQEKGMIRFGASTMRVNACLPGILPQFSKRYPDVEIRITDTISSKLEPMIINGQLDFAIIVSGEENSKLVSEHLMDDQVYLCVADSLLRQYYGDEIDDLKLSARNGANIKDFAKLPFCMLSNRMGRQIKQSFDEAGVTPKQYITSTYTQISSNLCLQRLAACFSSQMSLVNQQSLIPDDINIFPLYYRGEPMIQRLSLIRHKERYLSHYSKLFLELMFQYFSDVQQIRMDRSV from the coding sequence ATGGATGTTATTAGCTTATACTATTTTTCAGAGTTAGCCAAAGACCTTCATATGACGAGAACTGCCAACCGTCTGTTTATTACTCAGCAGACATTGAGCAACCACATACAAAGGCTTGAGAAATATTATGGGGTTGATCTACTGTATCGAAAACCTGTTTTGTCTTTGACATGTGCAGGGGAATTTGTGTTGGCTTTTGCCGATGTTGTTAATAAAGAAAACACAAATTTAAAAGACATTCTTTCGGATATTAAGAATCAGGAAAAAGGGATGATTCGCTTTGGAGCTAGTACCATGCGGGTGAATGCCTGTCTTCCGGGAATTTTACCGCAGTTTTCCAAGCGATATCCAGATGTGGAAATTAGAATTACAGACACAATTTCTTCCAAACTTGAACCTATGATAATAAATGGACAGTTGGATTTTGCCATCATTGTTTCAGGAGAAGAAAATTCAAAGTTGGTATCGGAGCATCTGATGGATGACCAGGTTTATCTATGTGTTGCTGATTCGCTACTACGACAGTATTATGGCGATGAGATAGACGATTTGAAATTATCGGCACGTAACGGGGCAAATATAAAAGATTTTGCAAAGCTTCCATTCTGCATGCTTTCAAACCGCATGGGCAGACAAATTAAACAAAGCTTTGACGAGGCTGGGGTAACTCCAAAACAATATATCACCAGCACATATACCCAAATCAGCTCTAACTTATGCTTGCAGCGGCTGGCGGCCTGCTTTTCTTCTCAGATGAGCCTTGTCAATCAGCAAAGTCTGATTCCTGATGACATTAATATTTTTCCGCTTTATTATCGTGGAGAGCCGATGATTCAGCGCCTGTCATTGATTCGCCATAAGGAGCGGTATCTGTCTCACTACTCTAAGTTGTTTCTAGAATTGATGTTCCAGTATTTTTCAGATGTGCAGCAGATTCGAATGGACAGAAGCGTATGA
- the citD gene encoding citrate lyase acyl carrier protein — protein sequence MCQITKKSYAGSLESSDVLVQISPNPGKGLEIDLKSTVKRQFGNAILATVNDVLREFDITEAFVSIDDKGALDCTIRARVSAAVCRAAALTDYHWKVG from the coding sequence GTGTGTCAAATCACAAAAAAGAGCTATGCCGGCTCTCTGGAATCGAGCGATGTGCTGGTGCAAATCAGCCCCAATCCGGGAAAAGGGCTTGAAATTGATTTAAAAAGTACAGTCAAGCGCCAGTTTGGCAATGCTATTCTCGCCACCGTCAACGATGTGCTGCGAGAGTTTGATATTACCGAAGCGTTTGTCAGTATTGACGACAAAGGCGCCTTGGATTGCACGATACGCGCCCGTGTCTCAGCTGCGGTCTGCCGCGCCGCGGCGCTGACCGATTATCACTGGAAGGTGGGTTAA
- a CDS encoding tripartite tricarboxylate transporter substrate binding protein, which produces MKKLIAITLSLALTCIMFTSCGNSSNSAPSASGNGTGTAETDWPKETVTMVVPYSAGGDTDTYCRQMSKLLSDELDVNFVVVNTTGGAGVVASSSVMSAKNNGYTALFHHTGVMLTQEAAGSNEFSFIEDFEVVGTVARDDTYALIAKADSQWTTLDNMISWAKENPGKLRYSSTYYGATHAVAEAMERTMDIELNQIDVGSSTADRLTAFIADQCDVLVVNYMNIADYIENGDFVVLGICAEERPSGLEKYPTLKEQGYEVIQSKLYEVRMPKGTNQAIVDKLSTAMEKIASSDEFNNVLSTYYAKPYYRNAETTISEDSAQVEELKTYFAQS; this is translated from the coding sequence ATGAAAAAGTTAATTGCAATCACTTTATCACTAGCTTTAACCTGCATAATGTTCACCAGCTGTGGAAACAGCAGCAATTCAGCGCCTTCTGCATCTGGTAACGGCACCGGTACGGCTGAAACCGACTGGCCTAAGGAGACTGTTACCATGGTTGTCCCTTACAGTGCCGGAGGCGATACCGATACTTATTGCCGTCAAATGAGCAAACTTCTGAGCGATGAATTGGATGTTAACTTCGTGGTTGTCAACACCACCGGCGGTGCCGGCGTTGTAGCTTCTTCTAGCGTTATGAGTGCAAAGAACAATGGATACACCGCGCTCTTCCATCACACTGGTGTAATGCTAACGCAGGAGGCTGCTGGTAGCAACGAGTTCTCCTTTATTGAAGATTTTGAGGTTGTAGGAACTGTTGCGCGTGATGACACTTATGCTCTTATAGCAAAGGCAGACAGTCAGTGGACCACTCTTGATAATATGATCTCCTGGGCAAAGGAAAATCCCGGAAAGCTGCGCTACTCCTCAACTTATTATGGCGCTACTCATGCGGTAGCTGAAGCCATGGAGCGCACCATGGACATCGAGCTAAACCAAATTGACGTTGGATCATCCACTGCAGACAGACTCACCGCCTTTATAGCAGATCAATGTGACGTACTTGTAGTTAATTATATGAATATCGCTGACTACATTGAAAACGGTGACTTCGTGGTTCTTGGAATCTGCGCGGAAGAACGCCCGAGCGGCCTTGAAAAATACCCAACTTTAAAAGAGCAAGGTTATGAAGTAATTCAATCAAAGTTGTATGAAGTGCGTATGCCAAAAGGAACCAACCAAGCTATAGTAGACAAGCTTTCCACCGCCATGGAAAAGATTGCATCATCTGATGAGTTCAATAATGTACTCTCCACTTATTATGCCAAGCCTTACTACCGCAACGCTGAAACCACCATAAGTGAAGACAGTGCTCAAGTTGAAGAACTCAAAACCTACTTCGCTCAATCATAA
- a CDS encoding RraA family protein: MPVGKRIYLKRDMPDSEIMEQFKAIPASNTADVMSRSCAMNPRIRLVSQPKDQMMVGPAFTVKGRAGDNLALHAALNFCQEGDVLVVSNEEDNTRALMGEVMMAYLKYVKKIAGIILDGPIRDIDEIGKWDFPVYCTGTTPGGPYKEGPGEINVPISCGGVSVNPGDIILADPDGVIVIPSKDSVVILEDAKKFQAADEAKLAAAKNGTAKRDWVDKALTEKGFEIIDDIYRP, encoded by the coding sequence ATGCCTGTTGGAAAACGTATATATCTAAAAAGAGATATGCCAGATTCTGAGATAATGGAGCAGTTCAAGGCGATTCCTGCCTCTAACACAGCTGATGTTATGTCTCGCAGCTGCGCTATGAATCCACGCATTCGTCTGGTCAGCCAGCCAAAAGATCAAATGATGGTCGGACCCGCATTCACAGTAAAGGGACGAGCAGGAGACAATCTAGCACTTCATGCCGCTTTGAATTTTTGTCAAGAAGGCGACGTGTTGGTGGTGTCTAATGAGGAAGACAATACTCGGGCGCTGATGGGCGAGGTTATGATGGCATATTTAAAATACGTCAAAAAAATAGCTGGCATTATTCTCGATGGCCCCATCCGTGACATAGATGAAATCGGCAAGTGGGACTTTCCTGTATATTGCACCGGTACAACTCCGGGGGGCCCATACAAAGAAGGCCCCGGCGAAATTAACGTTCCCATATCCTGTGGTGGAGTCAGTGTCAACCCGGGAGATATTATTCTTGCTGACCCCGACGGCGTAATAGTAATTCCAAGCAAAGATTCCGTTGTAATTCTCGAAGATGCCAAGAAATTTCAGGCCGCTGACGAAGCCAAACTTGCAGCCGCAAAGAACGGCACTGCAAAGAGAGATTGGGTAGACAAGGCACTAACCGAAAAAGGGTTCGAAATTATTGATGACATATATCGCCCCTAA
- a CDS encoding DUF1932 domain-containing protein: MKIGFIGYGEAAYNISLGFGCEGITGILANDAMMNHETMGKQVQSRAQQAGVTLVSSAREVAEWADILFVAVPSSFTMDVCNEIKNVLKNGQVYVDVSASTPAIKQAIWEVVKDTGVLFVDAAMLGSLPKDKHKVPITASGNGAEKFKNLMTPHGMKITLAGEKAGSASAIKLVRSIFMKGIASLMLEMLQAADSYGVSDEVIASISKSMDNIPFTSHLDRLVTGSALHCTRRAAELKGSIDMLSEVNISSEMTKATKNRLEALEKYEFSKRFIDIKPSGWSDIISAIRVDATY; encoded by the coding sequence ATGAAAATCGGTTTTATCGGCTATGGAGAAGCCGCTTATAATATTTCCCTGGGGTTCGGCTGCGAAGGAATCACTGGCATTCTCGCCAACGATGCCATGATGAATCATGAGACAATGGGCAAGCAAGTTCAGAGTCGAGCGCAGCAAGCTGGCGTTACCCTAGTTTCCTCCGCAAGAGAAGTTGCCGAGTGGGCAGACATATTATTTGTTGCTGTTCCTTCTTCTTTCACAATGGATGTTTGCAATGAAATCAAAAATGTTCTCAAGAACGGTCAGGTCTATGTTGATGTCAGCGCATCTACCCCTGCCATAAAGCAAGCAATCTGGGAAGTAGTCAAGGACACCGGGGTTCTGTTTGTGGACGCTGCTATGTTGGGCTCTCTGCCCAAAGACAAGCATAAAGTGCCTATTACTGCAAGCGGCAACGGAGCGGAGAAGTTTAAAAATCTAATGACCCCTCACGGAATGAAAATTACCCTTGCAGGCGAGAAAGCAGGATCTGCCTCCGCTATTAAGCTAGTGCGTAGTATTTTTATGAAAGGAATAGCCTCTTTGATGTTAGAGATGCTACAGGCAGCAGATTCATACGGGGTATCAGATGAGGTTATAGCTTCTATCTCCAAGTCAATGGATAACATCCCTTTCACAAGCCATCTTGATCGACTAGTAACGGGCTCAGCTCTGCACTGCACCCGCCGCGCTGCGGAATTGAAAGGTTCTATAGACATGCTTTCTGAAGTAAACATCTCATCTGAAATGACAAAAGCCACAAAAAACCGTCTGGAAGCTTTAGAAAAATATGAATTTTCTAAACGGTTCATTGATATTAAACCATCGGGATGGTCTGATATTATTTCAGCTATCCGCGTCGACGCCACATATTAG
- a CDS encoding M23 family metallopeptidase translates to MHIRTVRHDSFAPIVKIETPGNLILAAKSDGTGVEWVSSANYSSRCEWYAERIYRIEKVPGFTQGIEFFSAKTMSNMPNVQRTSTYSLEDGFVDDSWLGGVDFLYMCCYGEQAFNNASSLQLYGNMYGALYSSSAYDGKFHPGIDINAGYGTNIMTPVGGTVVHVGPEYPPNKNNFGRLTIRGDDGFYYTFLHLSGFEVSKRQIVEAGKLIGHEGNTGLGLEGQKGSHLHFEISNVDAYSSISASSFAPLGNTYYPYDICYSFI, encoded by the coding sequence ATGCACATACGTACCGTTAGACATGATTCCTTTGCACCGATTGTTAAGATAGAGACTCCTGGCAACCTTATTCTTGCCGCCAAATCTGATGGTACCGGCGTTGAGTGGGTTTCTTCTGCCAACTATAGTTCCCGTTGTGAATGGTATGCGGAAAGAATCTATCGTATAGAAAAAGTACCCGGTTTTACCCAAGGCATAGAGTTTTTCAGTGCAAAGACAATGAGCAATATGCCTAATGTACAGCGTACTAGCACCTACTCTCTAGAGGATGGCTTCGTAGATGATTCATGGCTTGGCGGGGTTGATTTTCTTTATATGTGTTGCTACGGCGAGCAAGCTTTTAACAATGCCAGCAGCCTACAACTTTACGGAAACATGTACGGCGCGCTGTACTCCTCTTCGGCATACGACGGCAAGTTCCATCCAGGTATTGATATCAATGCCGGTTATGGAACCAACATCATGACGCCTGTTGGCGGCACCGTCGTTCATGTTGGCCCGGAATATCCCCCAAATAAGAATAACTTTGGTAGACTCACTATTCGAGGCGACGATGGATTTTACTACACCTTCCTGCATTTGAGCGGCTTTGAGGTTTCAAAACGTCAAATCGTAGAAGCAGGTAAATTAATCGGTCATGAAGGAAACACCGGTTTGGGTCTGGAAGGACAGAAGGGTTCACACCTACATTTTGAGATATCAAATGTGGATGCTTACAGCTCTATATCGGCCAGCTCTTTTGCGCCGCTTGGGAACACCTACTATCCTTATGACATATGCTATAGTTTTATTTAA
- a CDS encoding aldolase/citrate lyase family protein, with the protein MVAEKIKLRRTMMYVSGSSPANIAQATIYGADSLMFDLEDSVSVNEKDAARFVIYHALKTIDFGDTETVVRINAINTETGHQDLEAIVRAKPDVIRLPKTSCAQDVWDAEAMIAKIERNIGFKEGTIKLMAALEDPSGILNAREIAKSSKRLIGMAIGAEDFVTSMKTTRSPLGVELATARGLLLMACREVGIYALDTVYSDINNDEGFLEEVKLIKQLGFDGKSCIHPRQIKPIHQVFTPTIKEIDYAIRTFGAIQEAEEKHSGVIALNGKMIDLPMVERARRVIRLADAAGILDGGAYGC; encoded by the coding sequence ATGGTTGCAGAAAAAATAAAGCTGCGCCGAACCATGATGTATGTTTCAGGCAGCAGCCCCGCCAATATTGCACAGGCGACTATTTACGGCGCCGATTCGCTGATGTTTGATCTTGAGGACTCCGTCTCGGTCAACGAAAAGGATGCCGCGCGTTTTGTCATCTACCATGCGCTGAAAACCATTGACTTTGGCGATACCGAAACGGTGGTGCGTATCAACGCCATCAACACCGAAACCGGCCATCAGGACCTGGAAGCAATTGTTCGCGCAAAGCCCGACGTCATCCGCCTGCCCAAAACATCCTGTGCACAAGATGTCTGGGACGCCGAAGCGATGATTGCCAAGATTGAGCGCAACATCGGTTTTAAAGAGGGTACCATTAAGCTGATGGCCGCATTGGAAGACCCGTCGGGTATTCTAAACGCGCGTGAAATTGCCAAATCCTCCAAACGGCTGATTGGCATGGCCATTGGTGCTGAGGATTTTGTCACCAGCATGAAAACCACCCGCTCCCCACTGGGCGTAGAGCTTGCCACCGCAAGAGGTCTGCTACTGATGGCCTGCCGCGAAGTCGGAATTTACGCACTCGACACCGTTTACAGCGATATCAACAACGACGAGGGCTTTCTGGAAGAAGTTAAACTGATCAAGCAGCTCGGCTTTGACGGCAAATCCTGTATTCATCCGCGCCAGATAAAGCCGATTCATCAAGTGTTTACCCCCACGATCAAGGAAATTGACTACGCCATCCGCACCTTCGGCGCCATCCAAGAAGCCGAAGAAAAACACTCAGGTGTCATCGCCCTAAACGGCAAAATGATCGACCTGCCGATGGTGGAACGCGCGCGGCGCGTCATCCGGCTGGCCGACGCCGCCGGCATTCTGGACGGAGGTGCATACGGATGCTGA
- a CDS encoding LysR family transcriptional regulator has product MQLRDLEYVVAIAQTGSFSKAAAQMFVSQPALSQAVARLEEEFGLQIFHRTRGVITPTEAGRVLLEDGLSILQMSDRIQKRMSDVQNLRTGQVSIGISHLYGKYYFSRIMPIFRERFPGIIIHIVEDTSSQLEKKLEAGVVDIAFFSVAGESEKLVFEFLFHEELLFGVPPGHPINSCYKHDGDTLPVVDLELFKNDDFLMIKRGQRLYTQGHMLCTRAGFVPHVVFETGNSELANTFIAGGLGVGFLPIAVRCTCQPEHRAVYYLLSDPEAKREYVVAYNKHRFLSLAARQFIEVAKEISHQFGDITPNLK; this is encoded by the coding sequence ATGCAGTTGAGAGATTTGGAATATGTCGTAGCTATTGCGCAAACCGGTAGTTTTTCAAAGGCTGCGGCTCAAATGTTCGTCAGCCAGCCGGCACTTAGCCAGGCGGTTGCCCGGTTGGAAGAGGAGTTTGGCTTGCAAATTTTTCACCGCACTCGCGGCGTGATTACCCCTACCGAGGCGGGGCGGGTGCTGCTGGAAGACGGCTTAAGCATTCTTCAAATGAGCGACCGCATACAAAAGCGCATGTCAGATGTGCAGAATCTGCGCACGGGGCAGGTGTCCATTGGTATATCTCATCTTTACGGAAAGTACTATTTTTCCCGCATTATGCCGATTTTCCGTGAGCGATTCCCGGGCATTATCATCCACATCGTGGAGGACACTTCCTCCCAGTTGGAAAAAAAGCTGGAGGCAGGTGTGGTGGATATCGCCTTTTTTTCAGTGGCAGGCGAGTCAGAAAAACTGGTGTTCGAGTTCCTGTTCCACGAGGAGCTGCTGTTTGGTGTACCGCCCGGGCACCCTATCAACAGTTGCTACAAGCATGACGGCGATACTTTGCCCGTCGTGGATTTAGAACTGTTCAAGAATGATGACTTCTTGATGATCAAGCGTGGACAACGTTTGTATACGCAGGGTCACATGCTGTGTACCCGTGCAGGTTTTGTGCCCCACGTGGTCTTTGAAACCGGCAACAGCGAGCTGGCAAATACCTTTATTGCCGGTGGGCTCGGTGTCGGATTTTTGCCCATAGCGGTGCGCTGCACCTGTCAGCCGGAACACCGTGCGGTTTATTATCTTCTCAGCGACCCTGAAGCCAAGCGCGAATATGTGGTAGCTTACAATAAGCACCGGTTTCTGTCACTGGCGGCGCGGCAGTTTATTGAGGTCGCCAAGGAGATCAGCCATCAGTTCGGCGATATAACACCAAACTTAAAATAG
- the citF gene encoding citrate lyase subunit alpha: MLTNAVNRNIPEKINNKKLIPYQGEFALSPADAPVASYRKLKKRTPDMGNKIQRDLTAAIRSVGLKDGMTISFHHGFRDGDLTVLPVLEAIRALGIKNLTLAPSSLTDVHDPVVEFIKDGTITHLESSGLRGKLGKAVSEGILENPVVLRTHGDRVRAIQAGELNIDVAFLAVASADEYGNATGCTGKNICGALGYAMVDAKYAANVVLITDNLVSYPCSPISIDQSDVDCVVVVDQIGDSALIGKGAARTTRDPKQLLIAENTTKVIEYSGLFVEGFSVQTGVGAVPIAVTNFLGERMRTQNIHAAFALGGIGAAITRLHQEGYIQKILAVQSFDTEASAALCNDVTHIETETGTYANIFGNGCCINKLDICILSALEMDTHFNCNILTGSNGELRGALGGGPDCAGAARLSIMAMPLIRGRIPSIVDEVNTICTPGTSVDCVVTEYGVAVNTARNPDLTERLRKSGLKLFTMQQLKEMAERLTGKPEPIQYNRDKIVAVVEYRDGSIIDVVYQVLPE, translated from the coding sequence ATGCTGACAAACGCAGTCAACAGAAACATTCCCGAAAAAATAAACAACAAAAAGCTAATTCCCTATCAGGGCGAATTTGCCCTGTCGCCCGCCGACGCACCGGTTGCGTCCTACCGCAAACTGAAAAAACGCACGCCCGATATGGGTAACAAAATTCAGCGCGATTTAACAGCGGCCATCCGGTCCGTGGGTCTGAAGGACGGTATGACTATTTCATTCCACCACGGCTTTCGCGACGGAGATTTGACGGTACTGCCGGTGCTGGAGGCTATCCGCGCGCTGGGCATCAAAAATCTGACGCTGGCGCCAAGCTCCCTGACCGACGTACATGATCCGGTTGTCGAATTCATTAAGGACGGCACCATCACCCATCTGGAAAGCAGCGGCCTGCGTGGAAAGCTGGGCAAGGCGGTTTCGGAAGGTATTCTGGAAAATCCCGTTGTGCTGCGCACCCATGGCGACCGCGTGCGCGCCATTCAGGCGGGCGAACTGAACATTGACGTGGCCTTTCTAGCCGTGGCCTCCGCCGACGAATATGGTAACGCCACCGGCTGCACCGGCAAAAATATTTGCGGCGCGCTAGGATATGCCATGGTGGACGCCAAATATGCTGCCAATGTGGTACTCATCACCGACAATCTGGTATCCTATCCCTGCTCCCCTATCTCAATTGACCAGAGCGACGTCGACTGTGTGGTCGTCGTCGACCAGATTGGCGACAGCGCCCTGATCGGCAAAGGGGCGGCGCGCACCACCCGTGACCCCAAGCAGCTGCTCATTGCCGAGAATACGACAAAGGTCATCGAATATTCGGGCCTGTTTGTCGAGGGCTTTTCCGTACAAACCGGCGTCGGCGCGGTGCCGATTGCCGTCACCAACTTTTTAGGTGAGCGCATGCGCACGCAGAATATTCACGCAGCCTTTGCACTTGGTGGAATCGGCGCAGCAATCACCCGCCTGCATCAGGAGGGCTACATACAAAAAATTCTGGCCGTCCAGAGCTTCGATACTGAAGCCAGCGCCGCCTTGTGCAATGATGTTACCCACATTGAGACCGAAACCGGTACCTATGCCAATATTTTTGGCAACGGCTGCTGCATAAACAAGCTAGATATCTGCATTTTAAGCGCACTTGAAATGGACACACACTTTAACTGCAATATCCTCACCGGATCCAACGGCGAGCTGCGTGGTGCTCTGGGCGGCGGCCCCGACTGTGCAGGTGCTGCCCGACTAAGCATTATGGCTATGCCGCTCATTCGTGGGCGCATCCCCAGCATTGTGGATGAGGTCAATACCATCTGCACGCCCGGGACCAGCGTGGACTGTGTTGTCACCGAGTATGGTGTGGCAGTTAACACCGCGCGCAACCCCGACCTTACGGAAAGGCTGCGCAAATCTGGCCTTAAGCTTTTCACCATGCAGCAGCTTAAGGAGATGGCTGAACGCCTGACCGGTAAGCCGGAGCCGATTCAATACAACCGCGATAAAATTGTCGCCGTGGTAGAATATCGCGACGGCAGCATCATCGACGTGGTATATCAGGTTTTGCCCGAATAA
- the citC gene encoding [citrate (pro-3S)-lyase] ligase encodes MLYGEIELRDIPLNIPKYYQQVETFLKPFGLTVDRLLERYLGAYYNDELVGGAGYGGDVIKCVAIDPRMRGEGIVNTLISRLLSELIAKGLANIFLFTKPANRVMFEDLAFHTIICTDDVLLMETDAKSYPRYLDSLSALRTDGGSCGAIVMNANPFTLGHRYLIEQASDACDRLFVLVVEEDRSLFPAAIRKKLIQAGTADLKNVSLIDGGSYVISGATFPTYFLKTADVATRAHARLDAMLFCTGIAPALGVTDRFVGEEPLDVTTATYNSVMAETLPAYNIQFHCINRLEKQGAPVSASRVRALIKQDKLVDTAALLPPTTYQFLCSDEAKPIIAKIKNSDSRH; translated from the coding sequence ATGCTGTATGGCGAAATTGAACTACGTGATATTCCTCTTAACATACCGAAATATTATCAGCAGGTCGAAACCTTTCTCAAACCTTTTGGCCTGACTGTGGACAGGCTGTTGGAACGCTACCTCGGCGCCTATTATAACGATGAACTGGTGGGCGGTGCGGGCTACGGCGGCGACGTCATAAAATGCGTGGCAATTGATCCGCGCATGCGCGGCGAGGGTATTGTCAACACGCTGATATCCCGATTGCTATCTGAATTGATCGCCAAGGGACTTGCGAATATTTTTTTGTTCACTAAGCCCGCCAACCGGGTGATGTTTGAAGACCTTGCGTTCCATACCATCATCTGCACCGACGACGTGCTGCTGATGGAAACCGACGCCAAGTCTTACCCACGCTATTTGGACAGCCTTTCGGCCTTACGAACAGACGGCGGCAGCTGCGGGGCCATTGTCATGAACGCCAATCCCTTCACCTTAGGACACCGCTACTTAATCGAACAGGCCAGCGACGCCTGTGACCGGTTGTTTGTGCTGGTTGTAGAGGAAGATCGCTCCCTGTTCCCCGCCGCTATCCGCAAAAAGCTGATTCAAGCGGGAACAGCCGACCTAAAAAACGTCTCGCTCATTGACGGGGGGAGTTATGTGATCTCCGGCGCAACCTTTCCGACCTACTTTTTGAAAACTGCAGACGTCGCCACAAGAGCGCATGCCCGGCTGGACGCCATGCTGTTTTGCACCGGTATCGCCCCCGCGCTTGGTGTCACCGACCGCTTTGTGGGTGAAGAGCCGCTGGACGTCACCACCGCAACCTATAACAGCGTAATGGCTGAGACACTGCCGGCTTATAATATCCAGTTCCACTGCATCAACCGCCTTGAAAAGCAGGGCGCACCGGTCAGTGCCTCGCGGGTGCGCGCGCTGATCAAACAGGACAAACTGGTGGACACTGCCGCTTTGCTGCCGCCAACCACCTATCAGTTTCTCTGTTCCGACGAGGCGAAGCCTATCATTGCCAAAATCAAAAATAGCGATTCTCGGCATTGA